Proteins from a single region of Flaviflexus salsibiostraticola:
- a CDS encoding transposase: protein MSSHCLNQPVRSVQLAGVAPIPASSGQRTRHRLSRGGNRNANNALHRIVLLRMRHREPRTVAYFTRRRAEGLSDRDIMRCLKRHIANEIYKVLMSPGLDNPVGQELRQLRREAGIPLTVLADTLGVPRQRLQRLEIGTRADRELEALATATINQLTLEKAA from the coding sequence GTGTCATCGCACTGCCTCAACCAACCTGTCCGGTCAGTACAACTAGCCGGCGTCGCCCCGATTCCCGCTTCCTCCGGACAGCGCACCAGGCACAGGCTCTCTCGCGGCGGAAACAGGAATGCGAATAATGCCCTGCACCGCATCGTTCTCCTCCGCATGCGACACCGGGAACCACGCACCGTCGCCTACTTCACCAGACGCCGCGCCGAAGGACTCTCAGACCGCGACATCATGCGCTGCCTGAAACGACACATCGCCAACGAGATCTACAAGGTGCTCATGAGCCCCGGCCTCGACAACCCGGTAGGCCAAGAGCTTCGCCAGCTACGACGAGAAGCCGGCATCCCGCTGACTGTTCTCGCCGACACCCTCGGTGTTCCCCGGCAGCGTCTCCAACGGCTCGAGATCGGCACCCGCGCCGACCGAGAACTCGAAGCTCTCGCCACCGCCACCATCAACCAACTCACATTGGAAAAAGCAGCTTGA
- a CDS encoding IS256 family transposase, with translation MSMIDKQDRSERRHFQREGVQALEAAGVLDDLYAAIDAGHIELEGKDGLIQQIIKAGLERGLQAELSDHIGYDKGDPDAGLYPNSRNGSYSKTVATSVGDIELAIPRDRDGTFTPMLVPKGSRRLDQLDEMIISLYAGGMTIRDIEHHLASTVGVELSRETISKITDAVLDEMLAWQQRPLEAFYPVIYLDALIIKIRDGAHVRNKAAHIAVGVDMDGIKHVLGIWIQATEGAKFWAGVCAQLANRGLHDVLIVCCDGLTGFPEAIEATWPKATVQTCVVHLIRAAMRFVSYTSRKAVAAALKTIYEAPDATAARAALDQFAASELGQANPHSVRVFDEAWERFTPFLAFPPMLRRVIYTTNSIESLNYQLRKVTKNRGHFPSDDAAVKLLWLAICNIEDRRARDRAKERGLPRGSKRLAEGRLVEGLVVTNWKQALGQLALAYPDRIQPYL, from the coding sequence ATGTCCATGATTGATAAGCAGGACCGCTCGGAGCGTCGTCATTTCCAGCGTGAGGGCGTTCAGGCCTTGGAAGCGGCAGGTGTTCTCGATGACCTGTATGCCGCTATCGATGCTGGCCACATTGAGCTGGAGGGCAAGGACGGCCTGATCCAGCAGATCATCAAGGCTGGCCTGGAGCGTGGCCTCCAAGCCGAGCTGAGCGACCATATCGGCTATGACAAGGGCGACCCGGACGCCGGCTTGTACCCAAATTCGCGTAACGGCTCGTATTCCAAGACGGTGGCCACCAGCGTCGGGGACATCGAGTTGGCGATACCGCGTGATCGCGATGGGACCTTCACCCCGATGCTCGTGCCTAAAGGCTCCAGGCGCCTGGATCAGCTCGATGAGATGATCATCAGCCTGTACGCGGGCGGGATGACGATCCGCGATATCGAACATCACCTGGCCTCCACTGTGGGAGTGGAGCTCAGCCGGGAGACGATCAGCAAGATCACCGACGCGGTCCTTGATGAGATGCTCGCCTGGCAGCAGCGCCCCCTGGAGGCCTTCTATCCGGTGATCTATCTCGATGCGCTGATCATCAAGATCCGAGATGGTGCCCATGTGCGCAACAAGGCCGCCCACATCGCGGTGGGCGTGGATATGGACGGAATCAAGCACGTGCTGGGGATCTGGATCCAAGCCACAGAAGGAGCGAAATTCTGGGCCGGGGTCTGTGCCCAGCTCGCCAACCGCGGGCTCCACGACGTGCTGATCGTGTGCTGTGACGGGCTGACCGGCTTCCCCGAGGCGATCGAGGCGACCTGGCCCAAGGCCACCGTCCAGACCTGTGTGGTCCACCTGATCCGCGCTGCGATGAGGTTTGTCAGCTACACGTCACGCAAAGCCGTTGCCGCGGCTCTCAAGACCATCTATGAGGCCCCCGACGCCACGGCGGCTCGTGCGGCCTTGGATCAGTTCGCAGCCAGCGAGCTGGGACAGGCCAATCCCCACTCCGTGCGCGTTTTCGACGAAGCCTGGGAACGGTTCACACCCTTCCTGGCTTTCCCACCGATGCTGCGCCGGGTCATCTACACCACTAACAGCATCGAATCATTGAACTACCAGCTGCGTAAAGTCACCAAGAACCGCGGCCATTTCCCTTCCGATGACGCAGCCGTGAAGCTCCTGTGGCTGGCGATCTGCAATATCGAAGACAGACGGGCTCGTGACCGAGCAAAAGAACGCGGATTGCCCAGAGGATCCAAACGACTTGCCGAGGGACGTCTGGTTGAAGGACTCGTCGTCACGAACTGGAAACAAGCACTCGGCCAACTCGCACTCGCCTACCCCGACCGAATCCAGCCCTACCTCTAA
- a CDS encoding IS481 family transposase, whose product MSHANAALTPRARLTVARLVVDQQVPIAEVAARFQCSWPTVKRWADRYRSGESMQDRSSRPKTSPHQTPLKIRRRIVSLRLRLREGPVQLAVRVGLAPSTVHQILRHCRLNRLAHVDRATGEPVRRYEHPHPGSMIHVDVKKLGNIPDGGGWRFVGRQQGGRNRIATPDKARNHHHNPKMGHAFVHTVIDDYSRVAYAEVHNDETALTAVGVLERATAWFNTRGVTVERVLSDNGPAYRSILWRETCARLKITAKRTRPYRPQTNGKIERFHRTLADGWGYARCYTSETERRDALPGWLHHYNHHRPHTACDRLAPITRLTNLPGQYS is encoded by the coding sequence ATGTCCCACGCTAATGCAGCCCTGACCCCTCGCGCCCGTTTGACCGTCGCCCGGCTCGTCGTCGACCAGCAGGTGCCGATTGCCGAGGTCGCGGCTCGGTTCCAATGCTCCTGGCCGACGGTCAAACGCTGGGCCGACCGCTACAGGTCTGGTGAGTCCATGCAGGACCGTTCCTCTCGCCCGAAGACCTCGCCCCACCAGACCCCGTTGAAGATCAGAAGACGAATCGTGAGCCTGCGGCTGCGGCTACGGGAAGGACCGGTCCAGCTGGCCGTCCGGGTCGGGCTGGCACCCTCGACCGTTCATCAGATCCTGCGCCACTGCCGACTGAACAGACTCGCTCACGTAGACCGCGCCACCGGGGAGCCGGTGCGCCGCTATGAACACCCCCACCCCGGCTCGATGATTCACGTCGATGTGAAAAAGCTCGGCAACATCCCCGACGGCGGCGGCTGGCGCTTCGTCGGTCGCCAACAGGGAGGCCGCAACCGCATAGCAACGCCGGACAAGGCCCGCAACCACCACCACAACCCGAAGATGGGCCACGCCTTCGTCCACACCGTCATCGATGACTACTCCCGCGTCGCCTACGCCGAAGTCCACAATGATGAAACCGCTCTCACTGCCGTCGGGGTGTTGGAGCGGGCCACAGCCTGGTTCAACACCCGAGGCGTCACCGTCGAAAGAGTGCTCTCCGACAACGGTCCGGCCTACCGCTCGATACTATGGCGCGAAACCTGCGCCAGGCTGAAGATCACAGCAAAACGGACCCGCCCGTACCGACCCCAGACCAACGGGAAGATCGAGCGCTTCCACCGCACCCTGGCAGACGGGTGGGGCTACGCCCGCTGCTACACCTCAGAAACCGAGCGACGAGACGCCCTACCAGGATGGCTGCATCACTATAATCATCACCGACCCCACACAGCCTGCGACAGGCTCGCCCCAATCACCCGCTTAACCAACCTCCCCGGACAGTACAGCTAG
- a CDS encoding IS110 family transposase — MTSMTLQPLAATWDTAPNELVAGIDTHKNTHHVAVVDQLGRPISDQQFAATADGYQQIIEFLRTAGTVSRVGVEGTGSYGAGIARILTAAGFDVAEVARPNRRVRRMRGKSDPLDARQAALTVLAGIDTAIPKAGDGQVEALRMLLTERRSASKARSQVMNQIHALLITAPDTVRDDYRRLGTIALVATLCRTRPGSGTSPEHTARRVLKRLAVRHSALSQEIAIIEREMVPLIRAVNPALYASSGVGPVTAATLLVAAGDNPERLTSSASFAALAVLSGEVG, encoded by the coding sequence ATGACAAGCATGACACTGCAGCCTCTAGCTGCAACATGGGATACGGCGCCAAACGAGCTGGTGGCGGGCATCGATACGCATAAGAACACGCACCATGTCGCCGTCGTCGACCAGCTCGGCCGACCGATCAGCGACCAGCAGTTTGCGGCCACCGCCGACGGCTACCAGCAGATCATTGAGTTTCTGCGGACTGCGGGAACGGTCAGCCGAGTTGGGGTGGAGGGGACCGGATCCTACGGCGCAGGAATTGCGCGGATACTTACCGCTGCCGGGTTCGACGTCGCCGAGGTGGCTCGCCCGAACCGGCGGGTCAGGCGCATGCGCGGCAAATCAGACCCACTCGATGCGCGACAGGCCGCGCTGACCGTCTTGGCCGGTATCGACACGGCAATTCCCAAGGCCGGCGACGGCCAGGTCGAGGCGCTGCGCATGCTCCTGACAGAACGCAGGTCTGCTTCCAAAGCGAGATCCCAGGTGATGAACCAGATCCATGCGCTGCTGATCACCGCCCCTGACACTGTCCGAGACGACTACCGCAGGCTTGGCACCATCGCCTTGGTCGCCACGCTATGTCGAACCCGGCCGGGCTCTGGGACAAGCCCTGAACACACGGCCCGCCGCGTGTTGAAACGTCTTGCCGTCCGGCATTCGGCGTTGAGCCAGGAGATCGCCATCATCGAACGGGAAATGGTGCCACTGATCCGAGCGGTGAATCCTGCCCTCTACGCCTCCAGCGGTGTCGGACCAGTGACCGCTGCAACGCTGCTGGTCGCGGCAGGCGACAATCCCGAACGCCTCACCAGTAGCGCCTCGTTCGCGGCACTAGCTGTACTGTCCGGGGAGGTTGGTTAA
- a CDS encoding FAD-binding oxidoreductase, which produces MKATRPVTTQASVLRPGESGYEELCAGWNLAWTQRPAVVIGVETESDVVAAIRLAADEDLAVAVQNTGHGIAVPADGDTALIVISHRDDVTIDPRARTATVGGGASWQPVLTAAQHHGLSPLLGSAPHVGVVGNTLGGGFGWLARRYGLAVDSVRALRVALADGRIVTTSPTEEAELYWAMCGSGGSSLGVVTEITLDLTPVATVVAGNLFFPLEDAHALFEHYLDWTASAPEELTSAFNITAFPPLEIVPEQLRGQTFAIVRGCWCGDPREGDRLLDHWRSWRTPLMDTWGPMEFSRSAEISMDPIDPLPAASSGKWLTEINTSVLEAMLETVTGPMLFAETRHAGAAVSRPNPSVSFSARHGERMLEFVGLITGPGADEEIDHRMEDAWARLGASLAPLPGYLNFAEGHEKAQAAHGAFDRPTAQRLAAVKRRNDPENVFRHGIPFAELGRD; this is translated from the coding sequence ATGAAAGCGACCAGACCCGTGACGACCCAGGCATCCGTGCTTCGCCCCGGTGAGAGCGGCTACGAGGAGCTGTGCGCCGGCTGGAACCTTGCGTGGACCCAGAGGCCCGCCGTGGTCATCGGTGTCGAGACCGAGAGCGATGTCGTGGCCGCTATCCGGCTCGCGGCGGATGAAGATCTTGCCGTCGCAGTCCAGAACACTGGACATGGCATCGCAGTTCCGGCGGATGGCGACACAGCGCTCATCGTCATCTCACACCGGGATGACGTCACCATCGATCCACGTGCTCGTACAGCGACAGTCGGCGGCGGCGCCTCGTGGCAGCCAGTCCTCACCGCGGCACAGCACCACGGGCTTTCACCGCTTCTCGGATCCGCCCCACATGTCGGCGTCGTCGGCAACACGTTGGGAGGAGGGTTCGGATGGCTGGCGCGCAGGTACGGGCTTGCCGTCGACTCGGTCCGTGCCCTCCGTGTCGCGCTGGCCGATGGTCGGATCGTCACCACGAGTCCCACTGAGGAGGCTGAGCTCTACTGGGCCATGTGCGGCTCGGGCGGCAGCTCACTCGGCGTCGTCACTGAGATCACTCTCGACCTCACCCCCGTCGCGACGGTGGTGGCCGGCAACCTCTTCTTCCCACTGGAGGACGCACATGCTCTCTTCGAGCACTACCTCGACTGGACGGCATCGGCGCCGGAGGAGCTGACGAGCGCCTTCAATATCACCGCCTTCCCACCCCTCGAGATCGTGCCCGAGCAGCTCCGCGGCCAGACGTTCGCCATTGTCCGCGGATGCTGGTGCGGCGACCCGCGTGAGGGAGACCGCCTGCTCGACCACTGGCGCTCATGGCGAACGCCGCTCATGGACACGTGGGGACCCATGGAGTTCTCACGATCGGCGGAGATCTCCATGGACCCAATTGACCCACTCCCCGCGGCGTCGAGCGGGAAGTGGCTGACGGAGATCAACACATCTGTACTCGAGGCGATGCTGGAGACGGTCACCGGTCCGATGCTCTTCGCAGAGACTCGCCACGCCGGGGCGGCCGTGTCCCGCCCGAATCCGTCAGTCAGCTTCTCCGCACGCCACGGGGAGCGGATGCTCGAATTCGTCGGTCTCATCACCGGTCCGGGTGCCGATGAGGAGATCGACCACCGCATGGAGGATGCGTGGGCTCGCCTTGGCGCCAGCCTCGCACCGCTGCCCGGCTATCTCAACTTCGCCGAGGGCCACGAGAAGGCTCAAGCCGCCCACGGCGCGTTCGACCGGCCGACGGCTCAGCGCCTCGCGGCGGTCAAGCGTCGCAACGACCCGGAGAATGTCTTCCGGCACGGCATACCGTTCGCCGAGCTCGGTCGAGACTGA
- a CDS encoding DUF302 domain-containing protein gives MTYTHSISVDLDFSEAVDQTRQALTDQGFGVITEVDMRATFTAKLGPEAADAVGDYLILGACNPTLASRALVGDPHIGALLPCNVVIRRSDGDEQTTIETIDPATMVELSESPLVREVADDADRRLKAALASMGGSAG, from the coding sequence ATGACCTACACTCATTCCATCTCTGTGGATCTGGACTTTTCGGAAGCCGTGGACCAGACCCGCCAGGCACTCACGGACCAGGGCTTCGGTGTTATCACTGAGGTCGATATGCGGGCGACGTTCACCGCGAAACTCGGACCCGAGGCCGCCGACGCGGTCGGCGACTACCTCATTCTGGGAGCCTGCAACCCGACCTTGGCGAGCAGGGCACTGGTGGGCGACCCCCACATCGGCGCACTGCTGCCCTGCAATGTCGTCATCAGGCGCTCAGACGGTGACGAGCAGACGACGATCGAGACGATCGACCCGGCAACAATGGTCGAGCTCAGCGAGAGTCCCCTCGTCCGCGAGGTGGCCGATGACGCCGATCGCAGGCTGAAGGCGGCACTTGCGTCCATGGGCGGCTCCGCCGGCTGA
- a CDS encoding DUF421 domain-containing protein has product MNWGEIVTPTMGYAELFLRGTAAYLGLTFLLRIVGRREAGGLGLGDLLVILLVVDAAGPGLLGEASTIGDSAILVVTVILWSVVIDAVSFRWPRLGLLFKPRPRPIIEDGRLNWSAMRRELMSASEVESQLRLHGVRDMSRVERAFIEPNGMVSIVMSEEPVNPEAQKHPDI; this is encoded by the coding sequence ATGAACTGGGGCGAGATCGTCACGCCGACTATGGGATATGCCGAGCTTTTTCTCCGGGGGACGGCAGCTTATCTGGGGTTGACATTCCTCCTGCGGATCGTCGGGCGCAGGGAAGCGGGAGGTCTTGGGCTTGGTGACCTTCTCGTCATACTCCTTGTTGTCGATGCGGCTGGCCCTGGGCTGCTCGGCGAGGCATCGACCATCGGCGACAGCGCCATCCTCGTCGTGACGGTGATTCTCTGGAGCGTCGTCATTGACGCGGTGTCCTTCAGGTGGCCACGGCTTGGACTCCTGTTCAAGCCCCGCCCGCGGCCCATCATCGAAGACGGCCGGCTCAACTGGAGTGCGATGCGGAGAGAGCTCATGTCAGCCTCGGAAGTCGAATCTCAGCTGCGACTCCACGGTGTCCGCGACATGTCCCGGGTCGAGCGGGCCTTCATCGAGCCGAACGGCATGGTCAGCATTGTCATGAGCGAGGAGCCGGTCAACCCGGAGGCACAGAAGCACCCCGACATCTGA
- a CDS encoding GNAT family N-acetyltransferase: MILRIAQPDDIAAVQGAYQQIKSHLAQTVDYRHWHTEGHPTPEMITDWIEEGNLYIAESGTDVAGVMVLDHETGEGYDTAAWSVEAGEGQALIVHALGVTPLFQGRGVAGFLIDSAVRIAQERGCVAVRLDVLVDNIPARSLYARHGFRDLGLHTIDYPTTDLNQFHLFERVL; this comes from the coding sequence GTGATTCTCAGGATCGCACAGCCGGACGATATTGCCGCTGTACAGGGCGCGTACCAGCAGATCAAGTCCCACCTCGCGCAGACGGTCGATTATCGGCACTGGCACACTGAGGGCCATCCCACGCCGGAGATGATCACCGACTGGATCGAGGAGGGGAACCTCTACATCGCAGAGTCTGGGACCGACGTTGCCGGCGTCATGGTGCTCGACCACGAAACGGGCGAGGGTTACGATACGGCCGCATGGTCCGTCGAAGCGGGGGAGGGGCAGGCCCTCATCGTCCACGCCCTCGGAGTGACTCCGCTGTTCCAGGGGCGGGGCGTGGCGGGATTCCTCATCGACTCTGCTGTGCGTATTGCCCAGGAAAGGGGCTGCGTGGCGGTGCGGCTCGACGTACTCGTCGACAATATTCCCGCCCGGTCCCTCTATGCTCGCCATGGGTTCAGGGACCTTGGACTGCACACAATCGACTACCCCACCACGGACCTCAACCAGTTCCACCTTTTCGAGCGCGTTCTCTGA
- a CDS encoding N-6 DNA methylase: MTGSKFGQLADLGNESSVEQFFVSRLLKDLGYKDSQIKPKASIDELKISRGRKSEKWRPDYAVIVGSKVRWICEAKGVEENLDDWVGQSQSYCLALNSTQPDNPVEFFMLTNGVTTRVYRWDDSTPITEASFGDFVDGNQAYSSIRTLLAPESFKAAPASDPVAEGEHILRRRSVSDLNSDFAWAHRLIYKRDNLSYNAAFMEFVKVIFLKLHSDREAHADPNLRELDDKSIVVPAEAVKFSSAWIKSREADTPSPLDSILFQKLLSDFEIAITNGRKKRIFPKGERLLLSPDTLRVLVGRLEHVDLISIDADLNGRMFETFLNSTLRGKALGQYFTPRSVVKLATGLAQLRADDKHIDRVIDACSGTGGFLIEALADMWSKLDANASLSNKRREELRMQVAERSLIGVDVARDPALARIARINMYLHGDGGTSVYQLDSLDKKVSPHPTDEPEIVQEKAEFRKRLKEASTASGGSEPLGLADVALTNPPFAKEYTRDEEGDAKLLDDYMLSYDTSGGAKRPLKSLSSMIMFLERYFDLLGPRGRLVTVVDDSILGAPRHKKVREWIRKNWIIRAVVSLPGDAFQRSQARVKTSLIVLEKKSSEDEIQPNVFMYYCSWVGVDDPSRQRILPVDAENRERARKEIEQVSALYRAFQAGQPEAVPWTVSAASITDRFDVKACLPEAEARVPDWEAAGFTIQPLGELLELAVNEENHVDRVIDTSTTDDLVTYLRVRYDGFCEAGDEVATVEIAKQTLTRVRTGDFVFSHINAIHGAVAVVPEEYDGLVVTNEYTVCRPSSDLSASVIWALVRSSEARAEMLLLATGIGRTRVRWDELKKLRLPVPGEEVRSRIDDAVKRANEAEDAMRRLRAEASRTASIEMLLDSERSRSIIAAFKPPR; this comes from the coding sequence GTGACAGGCAGCAAGTTTGGGCAGCTCGCGGATCTCGGCAACGAGTCCAGTGTCGAGCAGTTTTTCGTCTCCCGCTTGCTGAAAGACCTTGGTTACAAGGACAGTCAGATCAAGCCGAAGGCAAGTATTGATGAACTCAAGATCTCCAGAGGTCGCAAGAGTGAGAAGTGGCGACCCGACTACGCGGTAATCGTCGGCAGCAAGGTCCGCTGGATCTGCGAAGCGAAGGGCGTGGAGGAGAATCTCGATGACTGGGTTGGCCAGTCGCAGAGCTACTGCCTCGCACTCAACAGCACCCAACCGGACAATCCGGTCGAGTTTTTCATGCTCACGAACGGTGTCACTACGCGCGTGTACCGATGGGACGATTCAACTCCAATCACCGAGGCGTCATTCGGCGACTTCGTAGACGGGAATCAGGCATACTCGAGCATCCGCACCCTGCTCGCACCCGAATCATTCAAGGCCGCACCGGCGTCAGATCCGGTAGCCGAAGGTGAGCACATTCTTCGACGACGCTCGGTCTCTGATCTGAACTCCGACTTTGCTTGGGCTCACCGGCTAATCTACAAGCGGGATAATCTGAGTTACAACGCGGCCTTCATGGAGTTCGTTAAGGTCATCTTCCTCAAGCTTCACTCTGATCGAGAAGCGCACGCCGATCCGAATTTGCGAGAACTTGACGACAAGTCCATAGTGGTCCCCGCTGAGGCCGTTAAGTTCTCGTCCGCGTGGATCAAATCCCGCGAGGCCGACACGCCGAGCCCACTCGACTCGATTCTTTTCCAGAAACTGCTGAGCGACTTCGAGATCGCAATCACGAATGGGCGCAAGAAGCGCATATTCCCAAAGGGCGAGCGACTACTTCTCTCCCCTGACACGCTTCGCGTCCTTGTCGGTCGACTGGAACACGTTGACCTCATCAGCATTGACGCTGATCTCAACGGCCGCATGTTCGAGACGTTCCTCAACTCGACACTCCGAGGGAAGGCCCTCGGGCAGTATTTCACTCCTCGTAGCGTTGTGAAACTCGCGACAGGACTGGCGCAGTTGCGCGCAGATGATAAGCATATCGACCGGGTGATCGACGCGTGCTCGGGAACCGGGGGCTTCCTCATCGAAGCTCTCGCTGACATGTGGTCGAAGCTTGACGCGAATGCTTCACTATCGAACAAGCGCCGCGAAGAGCTTAGGATGCAGGTGGCCGAGCGATCACTGATCGGCGTTGATGTGGCACGCGACCCTGCGCTCGCGCGCATTGCCCGCATCAACATGTATCTGCATGGAGATGGCGGCACAAGTGTTTATCAGCTGGATTCCTTGGACAAGAAGGTCTCGCCCCATCCGACTGATGAACCGGAAATCGTTCAGGAGAAGGCAGAGTTTCGAAAGCGCCTGAAGGAGGCCTCAACCGCTTCTGGAGGCTCCGAGCCTCTCGGGTTGGCCGACGTCGCCCTCACAAACCCTCCATTCGCGAAGGAGTACACCCGCGACGAGGAGGGCGATGCGAAACTCCTAGATGACTACATGTTGTCGTATGACACGAGCGGAGGCGCAAAACGGCCGCTCAAGTCCCTCAGCTCGATGATCATGTTCCTCGAACGCTACTTCGATCTACTTGGCCCTCGTGGTCGGCTCGTGACGGTCGTAGACGATAGCATTCTCGGTGCTCCGAGACACAAGAAGGTACGTGAGTGGATTCGGAAGAACTGGATCATCCGCGCGGTCGTGTCGCTGCCTGGCGATGCGTTTCAGCGGTCCCAGGCGCGAGTCAAGACCTCGCTCATCGTGCTAGAGAAGAAGTCCTCCGAGGACGAGATCCAGCCCAACGTGTTCATGTACTACTGTTCATGGGTCGGAGTTGACGACCCATCCCGTCAGCGGATACTTCCAGTAGATGCCGAGAATCGCGAGCGGGCTCGCAAGGAGATCGAGCAGGTCAGCGCGCTGTACCGAGCGTTCCAGGCAGGCCAACCTGAGGCCGTTCCCTGGACGGTAAGTGCCGCGTCAATCACCGACCGTTTCGATGTAAAGGCCTGTTTGCCGGAGGCGGAGGCGAGAGTGCCGGATTGGGAAGCGGCCGGCTTCACAATTCAGCCACTCGGAGAACTTCTCGAACTAGCCGTAAACGAGGAGAACCATGTCGATCGTGTGATTGACACGTCAACCACGGATGACCTCGTTACCTACCTCAGAGTGCGCTACGACGGCTTCTGTGAGGCCGGTGATGAAGTGGCCACCGTTGAGATCGCAAAACAGACCCTGACTCGCGTCCGAACTGGTGACTTCGTGTTCAGTCACATCAACGCGATCCACGGTGCGGTAGCCGTGGTGCCAGAAGAGTATGACGGCCTGGTTGTCACCAACGAGTACACGGTCTGCAGACCAAGCAGCGACCTTAGTGCCAGCGTCATCTGGGCGCTTGTGCGATCGTCCGAAGCCCGCGCCGAGATGCTCCTACTTGCAACCGGAATCGGGCGGACCCGAGTTCGTTGGGACGAGCTAAAGAAGCTACGGCTGCCTGTACCAGGCGAGGAGGTGCGGAGTCGAATCGACGACGCAGTGAAGCGAGCAAACGAAGCTGAGGACGCCATGCGTCGCCTACGTGCCGAAGCGAGCCGCACGGCGTCGATCGAGATGCTCCTGGATAGCGAGCGCTCACGGTCAATAATCGCGGCGTTCAAACCACCCCGTTGA
- a CDS encoding IS3 family transposase (programmed frameshift) → MSVMNNPGRASQRRYSPEEKAAAVRMVRALRKELGTKNGTVKRVADQLGYGPESVRTWVRQADIDDGHLPGVSTDEARRLLELEQENRELRRANEILKRAAFFLRGGTRPPTQEIVAFIDLNRDDIVAGRRLGVESICRVLQVAPSTYYAAKKRGPSARAIRDAELIPQLFELWEANYSVYGVRKLWKAARRAGIDIGRDQTARLMRAAGIEGARRTKKVRTTHRDATVPRHPDLVDRDFTATGPNQLWVTDLTFVATWAGIAYVCFIIDVYSRMIVGWRVASHMRTPMVLDAIEMARWSRGTHLPGLRCHSDAGSQFTSIRYGERLAEIGAVPSIGTVGDSYDNALAETVNGYYKTELVRGPAHPGPWKTIEDLELATLGWVHWHNTERLHGYLGDVPPIEFENTHYTATSTPNVLIGIK, encoded by the exons ATGTCAGTTATGAACAATCCCGGACGCGCCTCGCAGCGGCGGTATTCACCAGAGGAAAAGGCGGCAGCGGTGCGCATGGTGCGCGCCTTACGTAAAGAGCTGGGCACGAAGAACGGCACGGTCAAAAGAGTTGCCGATCAGCTCGGATACGGCCCAGAATCGGTACGCACCTGGGTGCGTCAGGCCGATATCGACGATGGCCACCTCCCTGGTGTGAGCACTGATGAGGCCCGCCGTCTGCTCGAGCTTGAGCAGGAGAACCGCGAGCTGCGCCGGGCCAACGAGATCCTCAAACGCGCAGCGT TCTTTCTTCGGGGCGGAACTCGACCGCCAACACAAGAAATAGTGGCCTTCATCGACTTAAATAGGGACGATATTGTGGCCGGGCGCCGTCTTGGAGTCGAGTCCATCTGCAGGGTATTGCAGGTGGCTCCAAGCACGTACTACGCCGCGAAGAAACGTGGCCCCTCTGCTCGTGCGATCCGGGACGCGGAGCTGATTCCCCAGCTGTTTGAGCTGTGGGAAGCGAACTACAGCGTCTATGGAGTGCGGAAGCTGTGGAAGGCTGCACGCCGTGCGGGAATCGATATCGGCCGCGATCAGACCGCCCGTCTTATGCGAGCAGCAGGGATCGAAGGGGCACGACGGACCAAGAAAGTCCGAACCACTCACCGTGATGCGACTGTCCCTCGGCATCCTGACTTGGTCGACCGTGATTTCACCGCCACAGGCCCGAATCAGCTGTGGGTCACCGATCTGACATTCGTTGCCACCTGGGCCGGGATCGCGTATGTGTGCTTCATCATCGACGTCTACTCCCGCATGATCGTCGGCTGGCGAGTCGCCTCGCATATGCGCACACCCATGGTCCTCGATGCGATCGAGATGGCCCGCTGGTCGCGCGGGACTCACCTGCCCGGGCTTCGGTGTCACAGCGATGCAGGCAGTCAATTTACGTCCATTCGCTACGGCGAGAGACTAGCGGAGATCGGCGCTGTTCCCTCGATCGGTACTGTTGGCGATAGCTACGACAACGCTCTGGCTGAGACGGTTAACGGATACTACAAGACCGAGCTCGTGCGCGGGCCGGCACATCCGGGTCCGTGGAAGACGATCGAGGATCTAGAACTGGCCACCCTGGGCTGGGTCCACTGGCACAACACTGAACGCCTTCACGGCTACCTCGGAGACGTACCACCGATCGAGTTCGAGAACACCCACTACACTGCTACCAGCACCCCCAACGTGCTGATCGGAATCAAATAA